Genomic DNA from Cytophagia bacterium CHB2:
GTGACAAGCGTTTAGCTTTTCACAAGTCCAGGTTATCTTGCAAGAAATTTTTTACACCACCCAATGGCTCAATTTGGACGCCAGTCAAAAAAACGCGCCATTTTTATTTGTACACACCACTCCGCATGCAGCCAGATGGCGGAGGGCCTGTTGCGCCATCTCGCCGGCGATCGTTATGAAGTTTTCAGCGCAGGCACGCAAGCGACGCGCGTCAATCCGCTGGCAATCAAGGCCATGGCAGAGAAAGGCACCGACATTTCACGGCACACTGCGGATCATATCGACAAATACATGAATATGGAATTCGACTACGTAATTACCGTTTGCGATAGCGCGAACGAGACATGCACCTATTTTCCCGCGAACGAAACACAGTGGCATTGAAGTTTTGAAGAGCCTTCTGCTGCCATGGGAACAGAAGAAGAACGTTTGAAACAGATTCCAATTGCCAGCGCGATTCGAGAGGAATGAGCTTTTTTCCTCGTCAAGAAAAAACAGTATAAAAATTCCGCTTGCATTTTACCCCCCCCCCAACTTATTATCTTCCGTCAAAATTAGAAAGCGGGGTGAAATGAAGTTCTTGACGACATTACCCGACTGTCGCCGCCACACAACGAAAAATTCTTTTATAAAGAATTCAAGGCCTGTTTACGCTCTGAGCGAGTGTGAATGGGCCTTTTGTTCTCTTGGAGCAAGATATGTTTCGACAATTTCGTAATGTCACAACGGCTCTTTGGTATGTTTTCTTGTTTTTGTTTTTGCACGCCGGTTGCATTCAAAATCCGCAAGAAGCGATCGTTGAGAACGAACCACTGCAACCCTATCAAGAAACCCAAAGCGTTTGAGGAGCAGAGCAATGCGAAAAACATATCTCCTGTTGTTATTGCTTTTGGGATGCGGCAAAAATCCCTTCGCGCCCCGGTCTGAAATCGG
This window encodes:
- a CDS encoding arsenate reductase ArsC; protein product: MAQFGRQSKKRAIFICTHHSACSQMAEGLLRHLAGDRYEVFSAGTQATRVNPLAIKAMAEKGTDISRHTADHIDKYMNMEFDYVITVCDSANETCTYFPANETQWH